In the Arachis hypogaea cultivar Tifrunner chromosome 20, arahy.Tifrunner.gnm2.J5K5, whole genome shotgun sequence genome, attttgaaaataattaagaTGAGTATGAAATTTGAAATCTGAATCTATCAAATTCAAATTAGTGGCTAACAACGCTGGCATGATGACACGTATTCCATGTATGGTGGCAGAACCCTTTAAATACGAgaccttctctctctttttcacagTCATCACTCTCTACCACCAATGGCAGCCAAGCTTTCACTTTCGTTCATCATTCTGTGTGTTGTTGGTGCCGTCATGTGTGACGGCGCTCGTTCACCGTCACCTTCCGTGGACTGTTCGAATTTGGTGCTAACAATGGCGGATTGTTTGTCATTCGTCACGAATGGGAGTACCACAACGAAGCCAGAAGGAACATGCTGCTCTGGATTGAAGACTGTACTCAAAACTGCACCAGACTGTCTCTGTGAAGCTTTCAAAAGTAGCGTTCAGTTTGGTGTCGTCTTGAATGTCACCAAGGCCTTAGCTCTTCCTTCTGCTTGCGGTCTCTCTGCTTCTTCTGCCACTGACTACTGTGGATGTAAATTCTCGACtcgtaattatttatttattattaatattaatatttagatTAATTATGATAATTAACGCGGTTATGGTGTTTTTGTTTTGCAGTGAGTGGAGCGCCTGCTGCTTCTCCTGGAGGTTTCTCTTTTGCCTCGTTTTGTTATTATGTGACACGTTATATTTTGTCATGTTTCTGCAACTTTCTCATATCAATCTTAATAGTAATACTTTATCTTATGTCATGTATAAAATCTTTCTTCTTTTGTTGTTGCTAGCTGTtaatcataattcatatagaGATATATTCCTTTAGTGCAATACAGATAGACATTATTAATTATTGTCTACCTAACACAATTTAAAGAAGAATTATCAATAATTTACTCCGTCTTTTATGGGATTTTGTagtctatctttatcttttttttttaattttgattaatatgATATGAGTGATTGTTTAGAATGTTACTTTTGATCCTTTAGATGTTTGTAATTTGAATGAGTTTTATTTATTCCGTAGGTGGAAGGGTTTCTCCAGGTAGTTCTCCAAGTTCAGCGTCTGGTAGTGAAACAACAGCACCTAGTTGGAATAATAATGGTCCAATAAATGAGGTATCTCCAAGATCAGCACCATCATCGCCATCTAAAGGGAAGAGCTCAGCATCAACCATGTTCCCTATTTCACCTGCATCACTCTTTCTTCCCTTATTATTGCTACCTCTCTTCTCTCTGttttgaatcattcattatttcaTCTTATAGATTTAgtctaattagttagttagttagttacttgaaaAGGACTATATGATGTACATGTTTTCTGGTTGATTTATGAGTTTTTATATACCATTATATTGGATCTCATCTATGCTTGCCTATTTTTGTTTGAAAATAATGTTTTTGGCATGTGTGGGCCTCTGGGTTAATTCACCATGGACATAGAATCAGCCTATTTAACTTTTTAGGATAAAACCAATTGTTTATTGGGCTTATCTGTGATCTCTTCTACTGGACCACTTGCATGGGGGCCCAAAAGGAGAAGATACTAGCATATAGTTCCAAATCAtttgttcaaaaaaataaaataatttctcccATCTACTTTCTAATTGATTAGAAATGATCGATTATCTAGATTCTAGATGCATATTCTCCCATTGGCTAAGCTAGTTGATTctccattgaaggagaagagttaGAAAATGGAGTATCACAGAGACATGATCGATGTTTGGCGCAATGGCATTACAACTTGGGGCCGAAACATATAGTTATTCCAAATCACAATTATCCAAAAATTAAAGGGTCCTTTGACAGTTTGACTAGTTGCTCCATTTTGTCTTTACTACTGTTCATTCTTAATTGACAAATATATGCCgctaattttattcctttaatttatttcacttattattaattttctttttaaggtATAGTAGTAAAGCCATCCTGTGTGATCAAGTGTAACACTTTAATTAAACTCAACTTGGCGAACATAATGTCGGCTATGgcattattatattaattttgctCATATCACATAATTTTTCTCATTGGTTATAGTCTTATAGATATCTACATACCTCTCCAAATTTAGCACAAAGTTTACAATAAAAGAAGTTAACTAATATTACCTATTTAAAAGTTGGTTCCTATATTTCTTTTCAACTGCTCTGCTTGTACATCATGGGCTgcaaatgtttattttatttatatctttattttttttatgtttatggagACATGAGCTAAAATCCCAAAGGTGGCAAATAGTTTCCAATGGTTATTAGGAGCATAAATATATATCTCGATAATCCTGGCAATTCTATACACATTATTATCCAGCTGGATTTGTCTAAAATTAAAGGTTGGCTCTAAGGTTTACTGTGTGTCCTTTCTACAACATACAAGAACATGTTCTTAGGGAACCATGTCAACAATATGCATCTGAATATTTTTATAGTACATCATTATAAAATGAATATCATCATGACTTGTTACTATTAGCAGATTAGTGTTTGTCATTGATTTTTGTCCATGATAAAATACTGAAGAATGATACTATCACTAACTCCAAAATGTTATGCATGGTTTTTATGGTCAATAATTAAACTATATGTAGATCTTGTGGCCTCTAGGttactatatatattatgtaatttCACCAACCAAAGGGTCCAggttgtatatatattatatatatgtataaggaCTTGGGAAGAAACGTAACGCTTACTTAGGGTCAGTATACAGGGTAGGTCTTTGCAAGTTGCAAGAATAATGTTTTCTAATATATAAGTTGTTTGTTAGTCATTACACTTACCATGTGGGCTGTGCCATCTAGATGCATCTTCGAAATACCCTCTAGAAACGTTgaaaaaaagttacaaaagttAACCATGCTTTTGACGGGAAGAGAAATTCTTACACCATCTGACGATAACATGATATCACTAAAAGTTAAacactatttattttttatcattaattaactattaatatttaaaaatatgagttaAAATATATTGGTagattactaaattaaaaaaaataaattaatagctaaaaataataaattctaattacaGAGGTGGCAACGGAACAGGATGGGGTGGGGATGGAGAATGCCTTCTTACGGAGATGGAAAATGCCTTCCTACTCTCTATTCTTGCCTCTGCTCCTCATCTCTATCGTGGGAGAATATTGCCCCATTTTCATTCTCTGCAAAGTCCTATTTCTTGTGGAGCCTCATTCCGCATCTTTCTAATAATTTTGATTGATCGTTAATTTCTATAGAAGTAGAGCTACAAATATCCATCTATAGGATGAGGTAAGAGACACAGCAGCAGAGAGGAGAATGACCACGACAGTAAAATTGTGGAGAGGAGAGCAATGCACTCTCAAATAGGAGAAAGAACGTTGTGAACAGAGAGAACAACACGGTAAAGGTTGACGGCGCAGTGAGGGACGACAACACGATGAGGAATGATAGTGCAATGAGAAGGACGAGTAGTAAGAAAGTAGCTGCAGAGAAGTTGGATAGAGTATGAACGACGTTAAAAATCTCTaaattgaagaagggttatgcaaatgagaattaaaaatttagaatttttctcTATATATGTAACatgtaaaataactaaaaaatatatatgaaaaattaactattaataacaatgaagtaaatttttaaattttgagaatTAGTGGAGACGGAGCGGAGCTCTCTGCTCAGGTCCCGCACCTGCCTTGGAAGAACCCCCGGATCCCCAACCATGCGAGACAAATCTCCCCTCTCCCGCATTTGGAGAGTTTTATACTTTGAGGAATGCTAGGAgatcagcaacttttgtgatttgtagccatcaaatagctatcaatgatggtcttaatagtgtgagatttcatccgattgttcatttttttttactggttacatgctggtcagaatttaacaaagttgttggctccctagacttttccttataCTTTTATCATCCCTAATTCTAATAGCCTTTTAATATTCTcaaaacaaaaaacataaaataattttgataatatatataaatttatatctctaaataaataaatatataataaataattattgtaattaaattaaaaattattgttagCATAAAAATCACTGATGGTATCATCAATCATATATGAAATTTATGTTTGAGCCCATAAGCATGAACGATGGCTAGTGATTACTCTCTGGTTTCTTTTTCTGTAGGTTCTAGATGCAATTAGAGTTGCCATTCCATGTTTGCATATATTCCAAtagatatataaaattattgaattCATTATTCGAGAAGAATATAATTGTCACACCACAATCACACGGTTGATAATACAATGACTTGAAGACGTTGACTAGAAATACTACTGGCTCTAGATGCATGCCGGCTGATGACGACGCATTATATAGATGATACTTTTTCGTTTCTTTACGTAATTCAGTAATGAATGTGATTCTAGATgcaattagagaaactaattcaTTCTTAGCCTTGTGAGAGCAGGTGTGCTATTCCAAATTCCAATCGACAATTGATTTTTCCAGAAGAATTGTCACATCGCAACCAAAAATGGTACAATTATGACTACTTAATTACTTCTTTCTTGGGTAAGGATAACACGTGCAAATACAATGACTAAAGAGGCTAGCTTGCAAAGAATCACGTCACACAAATTAAATCtctattttttctcttaaaatttgcaaatttttaaaaaatatttttaatatttaattttgttcaattttatttttaatttgtatcaaaattattttcaaacattaacttgatttaaaatattaaagataaaattaaaaatattaagaataactttgatataaataaaaatattaaaaataaaatcaaataaattaaaaatgttaaaaataaaatcaattaaaattaaatattaaaaacatctttttaaaaaaatcataaatattaaaaataaaaattatattttatccaTATTTATCATAATAGAATAAGGTATATGCCATGTGATGAGCAAATAAAATGTCTTTTCTCCAATTCCTTAATTATTTGAAGCTGCAATCAATTTCGGTTGGTTAATTTATAAtcaatttgattataaaaatattatttatacattaaaattagtcattaaaatcagtcattaatatatttgtatataaatatatgtgtaatttaatttaattttaatatatatatatatatatatatattttatattaatgactaattttagtgtacacgtagcatataTAGTCAATTTGATTAAGTGTTAGGGTTTAAATTCGTTCTTGTATATAcagtaatttattgattaatgacaaatctttaaataaaacTCATATGAtagattaatttttgttttatcatACTGAAAATaggaaaatctaaaaaaaataaaatatattttttatctttgaaatttgataaaaattttaaaattatttttaaattttattttattttaattttattctaaaaattatttatttgtattaaatatattcttgAGTCCTGATAACTAAAAATAtgtttggtttgtatttttattttctatttttatttttaatattttttatttttttaattttatgaaaaaaaataaaaataagaagtaaaaatataaaataaaattttattatttttatttttttttataaaatccaaaaaatataaaaaataataacaacaaaacaCAAACTAACcgtaaattttcaaaatatttaaaattaattaaataataatgcatgacgattatatttaatttatttatattaaaaattatttttataaaattattgttaaattaattttaaatttttaaaaaaattaatcatcaaaaatatatttaatacaaataaaattttttttaaataaaattaaaataaaataaaacttaaaaaaattacttgAAGCCACATTAACTACTACTGTAGTCGATGCATGCCGGCTGACAACACAGTAAAGTACATACATAACATAGGGGGTGTCAGTAGTCAAAGAGGGCTGCCATGGCCATTTGTCTTCAATTCCACAAATTCCCCATCCACCTCAATCTCAATCAATATATTGTGTCTGAAAAGAATAATAGAATCCACCAATCAAGAGATATAAAAATCGTCATGTCATAACTCATAAGTAAATATCCGCTACACACACCATGACACCAACATATATATGGCGTGGCTCATACTTTATAATCGGCTCTTAGCTTAGCCTTATGCCAATTGGGAAACATGACAAAATAAACATCTAGATTCTAACCAGTAACCACAAACAAACCGTGTAGCCTTTGAAGTTTGAACACttcaataaattaatatatttgttttagGGAAAAGCTCAGTatacaagcgattagggcttgtaaCTATTACAAGTTCATTAACGCCTAATCCACTAAAATGCGTTGCAACTCCTACGTCACTTACACGCGCTATACAAAGATTTCGCGTTtgtataactaccaaatttaaaagatttgttttcttctttgtttttcttctttccaaatttcatcgttcttcttctcgcgcgtcttctcctggtttttcgatcgttcttttcttctcctttctcattggtttgttcttcgtcattgacgttagttcttctctctgtaactccagcttcgttttctttttgattttctggtttctgaaatcaaagtttgaactcgttttgaagataatagatgattcaacctcagattgtcagctaaATCAGGACGAAGtggagcacaaataggaaggaaaacgagattaagaatcaattgattacatgtagcaaagagaaaaaatgaaaccctcatagcaaagactcatttgataggaattggaatgattttctgctaaattttggtcttgtggacaacaagtggctttcaggtagtgttgggttaaaatctacagcagaggtgtaaatttaattttttatcgggtgtatttatagtctgtgtttgggtgtattatgcagatctctatgcagaccgtcatatatgggttccaatctatttggaattctggatcaccacttcatattatagtacctgtaaatcagacattttgaatacaccagagagagtttaattaattttggtcttgtggacaacaagtggctttcaggtagtgttgggttaaaatctgcagtagaggtgtaaatttaattttttatcgggtgtatttatagtctgtgtttgggtgtattatgcagatctctatgcagaccgtcatatatgggttccaatctatctggatcaccacttcatattatagtacctataaatcagacattttgaatacaccagagagagtttaattaattttggtcttgtggacaacaagtggctttctggtagtgttgggttaaaatctgcagcagaggtgtaaatttaattttttatcgggtgtatttatagtctgtgtttgggtgtattatgcagatctctatgcagaccgtcatatatgggttccaatctatttggatcaccacttcatattatagtacctgtaaatcagacattttgaatacaccagagagagtttaattaattttggtcttgtggacaacaagtggctttcaggtagtgttgggttaaaatctgcagtagaggtgtaaatttaattttttatcgggtgtatttatagtctgtgtttgggtgtattatgcaaatctctatgcagaccgtcatatatgggttccaatctatctggatcaccacttcatattatagtacctgtaaatcagacattttgaatacaccagagagagtttaattatggaaaaaaaatttacttataattggatcaaatatatttacaccatgtgttcaatttcttacaagagtatataacagttacattaatcagtgacaatatcattagaatctatttgacaaaatggactcaataacaatgaggatggcctggacagtcttattgcatcACTTCTCCTCGCTCATATTTATGAATTTCTCACTCAACAGATGGGTTGCACACTTTAGGTCCTtgatttgctgtaaacaaagcaaaattagagttagatatatttctattatgaaaaactgatttgatcgaagacatatatttgttcttacatttttttcagcttggtttctgcctgccattttttctgaaatgaaaaatacacccatagatatcatatgagtcagatacacccatagatatcagtcagatatcactcaaatacacccaaatgattacagaaatacacccaaaggattacagaaaatacacccaaacggttacaagaattcacccaaacgattataggaatacacccaaaggatttaagaaaatacacccaaaattcgttgaagtacatcttatgcataattcagaactctttctctttctcctcctcatcttctgctgcttcttcttcttcaaaaacgattttaccatgaaaaatcgaaaaaaaagaaaaaacagagagaaaagacgtaaatgaagaagaagaaaaagaggaaaacgaggaagaagaacgtgcagaaacgaaagaaaaggaggagaagaagagtaagaggaagaagaacgtgcagcaagaagaagaaaaagaattttagaaactatgaaaatcgaaaaaagaacgaagaggaagaggaagaggaagaggacgaagaagaagaagagaagaagaagaagaagacgaagaggaaccgtttgagtggagcgcgtgtagttacgctccattcaaaatgAGTTAACGCGCGTGTTAATAAAGTTTGGGCtgataacttgtaaaacttgtacggcctttttacttgtatgtgtagcaggtccctttgttttatatatatttgtatataaatatatatatataatttattttatttttaatgtatatatactaataattaaatttataatacctAAAAGTTAGTGTTTATatgctaaaaaataaatatttaatttaaaaatattattataaataaattagataaaaattaaatatcaaataaaaagttCGGTACAGTGAGAAAGTTCCGATATGATTCGTTCAAAACTATACTATATATATACTTGGCACCTCCTTGTTCCTTTAACTTAATCACACTAAGAAAGTTCGAAAACTAAAgcacctatatatatatttgcaaccTCATCGGCATTCATAAGAGCAAGAATAATGGACGTGTTATCGATGAGCAGTTTAAAAACAGTACCTAACCAGTGGTGTGGAGTCCCAGAGCGAAAAAGAGGGGTGGTTTCATGCAGAGCGACAAGGGTAGCAAACAGCAACAGTAACTTGTACAAGGTGCTGTCACTGAGTCCCAAGAGTGCAACAATGGATGATATCAAGAGAGCATACAGATCAATGGCTCTAAGGTACCACCCTGACGTCTGCCATGACCCTTCCAAGAAAGATGAATCCACAAGGCTTTTCGTGCAGCTCAATCAAGCTTATGAGACCTTGTCTAATCCCACCCTCAAACAAGAGTACGATCATCAATTAGGCTTGATAACCGCTCATGATGAAAACTCCAGAAAGAGGTGGAAGGAGCAACTAGCTGAGTTGAAGACAAGGTCCCATAGAAAACAGGGATCATGGGGTAGTAGAATGAGGGCCCAAAACGTTATCATCATGATGAACAACCACAACTAGTACCACTTTATTAAATTTACTTATATTATGCACTGTCGTGCAATTACATCTATTTTTTTGGATGATTATTCAGACGGTGAATgaaaatattagttatttttgaTGATGTGGTGTTGCGTGATTGGATGCATGTGTAGAgcgtgcatcaaaattaaatttatattgtcTATTTGAATAGAAACTAGCTAGGTAGGTggtttatatatataagaatcaaGTTTTTTTTGTTAGAGTTCTTCCCTCTTGGGACCATAAGTAATAACAGCACCAGCAACTGAGAGGAATATTTTATCTCGTCCAATTAACTCTGTTAACTTGGATTCCTGCAACTTCTCCATTACAATCTTCCCCACGTTTGCCAACACAAGCTGTCAAAATTAACATATCACGAATTAACTACCAAAACAAGCTAATTAAGCCATTAATTAATTCCGTAATTACCTACTTACCTGGACATGTATTTTCTCAAGGCTATGATATAGCCTTTCAAATGAACGGATGCCACTCGAGTCAATATCGCTAACGGCTGCAATACAATGCAAACAATTTAGACAAACACGTCAAATCATTTAATGATTTTttactatcaacttcacgtgaagatAATTGTACACGAGTCTTcaccaaataatatatattaattatttttaagaacTACAATTAACCATATAGTACTAATTCGTTTCATAATAAAGAGCCTAACCTGACATGTCAACAACCACATATTCTATTTCGGCTA is a window encoding:
- the LOC112786711 gene encoding non-specific lipid transfer protein-like 1, producing MAAKLSLSFIILCVVGAVMCDGARSPSPSVDCSNLVLTMADCLSFVTNGSTTTKPEGTCCSGLKTVLKTAPDCLCEAFKSSVQFGVVLNVTKALALPSACGLSASSATDYCGLSGAPAASPGGGRVSPGSSPSSASGSETTAPSWNNNGPINEVSPRSAPSSPSKGKSSASTMFPISPASLFLPLLLLPLFSLF
- the LOC112785131 gene encoding uncharacterized protein, with product MDVLSMSSLKTVPNQWCGVPERKRGVVSCRATRVANSNSNLYKVLSLSPKSATMDDIKRAYRSMALRYHPDVCHDPSKKDESTRLFVQLNQAYETLSNPTLKQEYDHQLGLITAHDENSRKRWKEQLAELKTRSHRKQGSWGSRMRAQNVIIMMNNHN